Within Larus michahellis chromosome 5, bLarMic1.1, whole genome shotgun sequence, the genomic segment GACAAAGTATGGAGTTCCAGCTACGTTAAGAATATGAATTGTCTACCTTAAAAGCTCACCTTTTGGTTACATTAAACCAGTTTATTTTATTCTAGCcctcatcttcatttttctgaaaggtaGATCCCAACTTCTCTCACAGGCTGGAGgaaatttttgctttcatttgtacATTGACATTTCGGCCTCACCTCATGACACAGTGAGCAGCTGTAAGAATCCACCGGTTGCTGATGATGGAGCCTCCGCAGAGGTGTCTCTGACGAGACAACCTCACGTGCAAGCTGACTTGCCATGGCCACTCACCAGGGGAAGAGTCTGTCCCTCCCACGATCCTAATCGTTCTTGCAGAATGCTGCATACACACTACAGAAATAATTGAAAACCGTGCTTAAAGATAATTTGCACCCACCGATgaaaaatcacacagaatcagAGAGTGGTCGGGGCTGGAAGAGActtttggagatcatctagtccaacccccctgccaaagcaggtttgcctggagaaggagactcacaagctccctgggcagcaTTCACCGAATGAAGATGAGACAACTGCGGACCCCTGAATAGGAACCAATCTATTGCGAAGAAGGGGACACGTGACACATTCTCATCCCTTTAAGATTTATGATCATGAACTCTTTTACAACCAAGTTCACAATGTTACTGGTGGTGTTTTCAGTGTGCGGACCTGGCCGACTTCACTTTTTCAGAGCACTCTTTAACTCCACAAGGTGTTCCATTTGGACAATGCAACCGATTCaatgcaaacaattttattttttatttaaaacaaaaataaatgaatgaggtTTTGGCTTCCTGTACTGAAATCAGCCAAGCGCTGCCTCTTTTACACGAAAGTTTTACTTACCAGTACTGGCTCTTTTTTTGCATAATCTTAGTGAGTATCCCGAGATCCTTCCTGGCCCATGCACTATTTCCACTGGAGATCCATTTGAGGACATTCTTAGGTGACACTCACACTTTCTGCCAATGAATTAATGCAAAGATTCAGTTTGTACTTTTTATGCAGAAGGCATCCATTATCCCCTCCCCAAGTCCGCAGGATGATTATTTCAGCAATCTTTAAAGAGTGTAAAAAATATATCTCACCTTTCCTCATTGCATGAATCTTGGAGGGGAAAGTAGGTAAAAAATTGGCAGCGGATCACGTCAGTGCAAACCTGCTGACAGGCTCGGTGTCCTCTAGTATAAGTGACATTGAGTTCCTCTCCCAAAAAATTCATATGCGTGTAAGTGCGAGAATTGCAGGCTGTGAGAATGAGTGCATTCCAAGCACCAGAAGTTAATTAATTAGTCTATTCATTCGATTCAttcaaaattagtatttttattggAATTTGGTTTTTACCAGGAAAGGATCTTCTGCAATTTAGGAGACTAAAGCCTGATACAGCATTTTCTCGTGCTACAAGTGCCTCTGGTATCCCACTTGTCGATGTCTTCAGAAGGCAaagatttctaaaatgaaattttttttttacaataactCAATCTGTTCTCACATCctagagctgattttttttttttttggtactggTAAGGGAACATTCTTCCTTAAATGTCTCTCCCAAGTCTCTATCTGGAAAAGTGTTTCATATGAAAATGCATTCGCAAGATTCATTATTTCACACTAAATTTATAGAGAGGGCTTTAGTAATTTTATGAAATAACATACGACTGTACTACTAGAGATTGTACAGTACTTATACATTTGTAGAGGAGGTGACTTTAGATGATGTATGCcatttcagttttgcttctctCCAAAATTCCTTTGAAACTTTATTCTTCTGATTTGCGTGGAATgtagatttttaattattctcaCTACTAAGTACGAAAGAAAGAAGCtcaatagaaacatttttaaagctgttaacTTTATCGAAAATCTTTTCAAGGAAATAACTCAATACTGCCAGGAAACCAGACGCCTCTTTTGATAATTTCATAAAATTCAGCTTTAAGTAATTTAAGCAATCTGGAGGCTCACCGTGTCTTCGATGCTTATAACTCTCTTCAGATTAACACCAGACAGGCAGCTGCAATACTAAACCCTTGATCACACTGGAGAACAGATGAAGTGGCCATAGGAAATTATAAACTTATGGATACAAAACATATAAAGCTGTGCTTtactgaaaataagattttaacaaaaaaattcagaattataAGAAAATAGTGGTTACAAAAAAAcgtgtgctttttaaaaaaaaaaaaaaaatctacttagaGAATTAAAGCTAGTTGCCATATTCACCTTTGGGATTCTATTTGCCATTCCCTGGTAAAGAATGTAAAGAACAAGCACTTCGGAAAATATGTACAAATAGTTTGGCAGACAGAAATATCGGGAGTGAAAAAACTTGTAATATTCATTCCTGAAAATTCTTGGTCTTCAAAAATATCCATTTGGCAATCTgtagaaaacaagaacaaaatatcAAAATTCCAGAGATTTTATTATGTCATCAGAACATTAAGGTTTACAGATTATTCGTTTCTATCCTTATtcatattttccttcctttgtgaCTGACAAACTGGGAAGATAACAGCACATTGGAACCAAAAACTATTTCTCAAGAACATTTTTGAGTGTGTAAACTCATGGAGAGGACTGCTGAGGAAGGATAAGGTTGGTATAGAGAAGAAGAGAAATTACATGTTAGAATACAGATTTGCTAATCTAATAGGGAAGGCTTTAAATTAGGAACAGTGGAGATCAGTGTACAAATCCACAGTCAGGAATAAATCATGGTAACCTAGGCAAAGACTAAAATAATTACGGTAATGGGTATATCTAAGAGGCTCACGggaagactggaagaaaaataatgggaTGATCCTCTTAACACTTTATTAAATGCTATTTGAAAAGCAGGCAGAATAAGCCAGGGTAATGTCTGTCCTCTGACATGACAAAAATAACGTAACAGAGGCTTGGCAGGATAATTCACACCACCAGACCATGGATAGAGAAGCTACAGGAAGCACCAGCATGTTTAGAAAGAGAAGAATGAGTTGCCTTCGCCAAAGATATACTTGAAGTCCAAGTTAAAATCCCAGTGCAACgatgaaaagagggaaaaaaaggaagtgccAGCATGGAGGATGTTCCTTGAAACTATCGATCTGTAAAGACAGTAAAAATGGTGAAATGATCCAAAAACACAGGACTTGGTGGCAGCAGAGAACTTCAGCTGTTGAGAAAGCACAGCACCCGAGTAGATACGGCCCAATGACTTAAAGAAACGCATTGGGAACACCTTActacagaaagggaaaaacagtaaaagggaGAGGCAGAGCTTAATATGACTCCTCATAATTTCGTGAGGTTTTCAAAAAACATAAGCATGAAAGGACAACAATACTGGACAGCAATTAGACGATAAcgacaccagaaaaaaaagtaatcaggaGACTAGAAAGTAAGGGTCAATTAACTCTGACAATTAGTAGGTAAGATCTCATGTTAAGGGGAAAGAGAGTTCAGGAGAATGGATAGTTTCTAATTTAAAGCACAATTTGTGGATCTAGAAGTTTAGGGAAGATAACCCATGATCTCAATGATCTTGTTCAGCGATCGTTTGTTCAATATTCAATGACTTTGCAAAAGGGCGGAAAGGCAGACAGCTTGCTGTGGATGTGTAATAGCACGTGTGCATAAGGACAAGGTCAGAAAGGCAGAGGCACAAAATGAAAGGCCAAACAGGAAGGAACAaactcttgaaagaaaaatacgCAGTGCCACTCAATCAGCATTAAGAAAGGAGCTCAGGCTCTGctcagggaagaaggaaaactaaTGGTAAAGGACACAAGAAAGGCTAAAGGGCTACTTTTTTTAATGCCTCTCTTCATGAAAACCAACTGCAGTTAAATGGTCAACATTAGCGTTACTGAGCAGAGGGACGAGGGCATGGTAGAACAGGAAACAGAGAAATCCCATAATATTGATGATTTCAATGGTCTTAGAATCTGACTGGAGCAATCTCAAAGTTTCTTGCTACAGTTTAGCTGTTTGGTGTTCACGGAGGGTTGCTGTGATTCCAAAAGCTTTGAGAGGGGaagcatctatttttaaaatgacactgGAACATTCACAATGTAGGACTAGTCAGCCTAAATACAGCCagaaaaaactagaaaaaatattcaaataaaccCATTTCGGATATTTACGACACAACAGTGCAGAAGGCGGTACTGAGATTTTATGACTACATTTGACAAATCTCTGTCTGGACAGGCACAGCTAATCTTTCTTGGATTAGGACAGACGACCTCCTTAGATGAGCTCTTGATGCAATAGCACTGTCTAGGCTTCTATGATACCATGATttattccttctctctcccctcttgcCTTTCTCACCAGAcacagaaagcaaggaaagacGGGTAGGAATAAGATTGACCTTCACAAGCTTTCAGAAATCCTGATTTAATTTGTGATGGAACATTAGAACCATGTCATCATTGTCATAAACCATAAATGCATTTGATAAAGTCTCAAAtggcttttgatttattttttttttaacctgaaatcaTATTGTTTGTGCATATGCTGCAGTCCACGGATTCTTCTCAAAGTCCGTGAGCAGAAACCTCCTGAGTACCGTGATTTTTCTTGTAGTCATGAATATGTGTCTTTCTAGTATATCTTAATGcaacaattttgaaaaaaaaaatattcttgcctCCATTCTCTCTCATACACACAGTGAGGAAGAGCTAAATTGATTTCTTCTCTTTacaaaactttttcttccttttttttattcttcagacttcatttttctttaagtatcTTTGTTGTTAAGAGCTGAACAAAACTACATTTTCAATAGTTTCCAAAGATTATTCCTGCATTAGGACTAGCAGAATGTGAAGAGAAAGTACtgatatagaaaaaaaagatgcagagtctctacaaaatgtaatttatatggGAAAACTAAATTATCTTAAAATAAGGTTATATGGAAGCAGAAGAACATCATTACCATTGAGAAGGGAGAATAACAGTCAGTAAGACAAGGTGGaggtagatattttttttttaaataaagaaaagaaaaaacaaaaacaatgaaagatGGTCAAATTGAGACTAAGAACGTATGATACACGCTGATTGATCTTGTACTCTTGAGAGTTTTGCCTGAGTAATGATTGCAGGAACAAGCACATTACAAATCACCCACAAAACACAGAATACCTCCCTTCATATTAGCCAGTTGTATTAGAAAGATGCAGACCTTCATTAAAAATTTCAAAGTGCACACACAATACCCAAACAGAACGCGAAAGCTTTATATTCCTCCTGATCTTTGACTTTGATGGgattttatctttcatttttgtaTCCACGGTACTCTTTGTATGCAATTTCGTCAAGCTAATCTTACAAAAGAATTCTTTAGATCTTCAAAGTCGGCAACTGTTTTTGTAAgacaaataataaaatggaaaatgaaaaggatcTGAACCTCCTTTGTGCCTGAGAGTACTAACCATATTTGCAAGAATAAGCTTATACTAGAATTCTTTTACATAATGAAACATTTAAACATGTAAGAGATGCGCCTCATCATCCATAACCCTTAAATCTAAACGGAATCAACAGAGATTTTAAATAGTTACCTTTTTCGGAAAGCTGGCACGGCTTTAAAGAGAATCCAGACACAACCTCATCAAGCACCTTTATGCTGGTTGGAGTTCCTACACTGGTATGTTTCAAGAAGCATTTTTTACTGAGTGACGAAGAATAAAGAAAGCGGTAAGACAACAGGCCCTCTTCCTTGGTCTACGTCATCCTCCTGGCCCCATAAATCCCACCGTGGTGTGTGTTCTGGCCAGAGCAACCTCCAATTTCCAGAACAATCTTCAAATGAGGAACAGGGCTAGCTGAACAATGTTTAACTTGTAAAACTGAGTAGATTAACAGCTCAAAAATAGTGCTATTACAAATGAAAGaatttctccagctgctctgacGACATTAATTTCAGAGCAATAAGCAGAGTAAGATTTAACAGAGCAATATGCTGCACACCTgccaaaataatttgcatttcaaTATCTCCACAAGTTTTTTAATgatctttttttcagtgctgtgataATCAAGTTTGTCTTTCTGACGGATGGTCAAATGAAAGCTAATCTACTACAGACCTTTTCCCATCTGTAAGTTCGAATAAACATTGCAAGGATGAcaaatcaaggaaaaaatatttccttgaacAAATTCTCCCACCTGAGATTGCTCTGCGATTTACTCTACTAAAGCACAGCGCTGCCCAAGGAGAGAGATCAAACCTGTATTTACCGAAAGCTTGCATTGTGAAACGTTTCTGAGGCATACGTGAAAAAATGACAATGGTTGTCATTGGTACATCTTTTTTGACACTGTTGATAGCTGTCAGCCACAGCAACATCATAAATTTTCCCTTCCATATCCAGTCCTATGTGGACATCTGGGCTGCAAGCTGTGAAAAACAGAGTCGTCAGGTTTTGAAAACAcgctgcttctcttttctccacCCTGCACCCCAAACTGCCCAAAAGACAGCGGTTCGTATAACACAGCCCTCACAATCCAGATTCCACATCCCACGCTCACTTCAGTTACATCATCCTTCACATGTACTTCTAGGAAGAAGGTCAGAAGTGTAGGTGTAGTAGAGTGCTGTGGAGGAAAAAACTGGCAGACTTTGACAGTGCCTACACGAGAGAGGAGATCTAACCACCATGGCTGAGCCCCTGATGACATTAATCAAAGCAAGAACTCAGGATTAATGCTAAAACATACTTTCCCATTTCCAAATTCATAGAgcagttttaaaaggcaaattcTGTCTTCATAAgcaacacagaatcatagaatcatttaggttggaaaagacccttgggatcatcgagtccaaccatcaatcacagaattacagaatggcaggagctggaagggccctctggagatcatctagtccaaccccctgctagagcagggtcacccagagcaggctggacaggaacgcatccaggtgggtttctaatctctccagagaaggagactccaccacctctctgggcagcctcttccagtgctctgccaccctcaaaggaaagaagtttttccccatgttcagatggaatttcccatgttccagtttgtgcctgttgccccttgtcctgtcaccgggcaccactgaaaagagcctgaccccatcctcttgacacctgccctttagatattgataatcgttgatgagatcccctctcagtcttctcttctccaggctaaacagccccaggtctctcagcctttcctcatcagagaggtgctccagtcccttgatcatcttcatagccctccactggactctctcttGCACTTCCtcatctttcttgaactggggagcccagaactggacacagtactggaCACAGTCATCTCCCGTTTGAGTCAGAAGATTGGATCCATGCTCCACAGAGGGAGAATGGGGACCGTGGGGTGGGAACAGCTTTCCCCCATGCAGTTTCCCCCATGGAGTTTCTTCACAGAACACAAGTCAGCCAAccgttggtgggttttttaaacatcTATGGGTAGACTTTCATTTTAGTGACATTTGTCTGATCCTAGAGTAACTCCAGTGATATCAATTAGTCTATATAGCATAAAGAATAACATCCCACTGAAATCTATTTTGCTGGGCCAAAGCTACTCCAATATAACTGTGACAGGATGTTGGCAGGAAAGGGCTTTTAAAAGTCCTGACTGCTCTGAAAGGCAAGTGGCAACCAAAAGCAAGCACAACTTTTTTGTCAATAGCTGCAACGGAGAACTCGCATAAATTAGACCCATTTAGCCCTGGCATACGGAAGTGTTATACCAACAAAACTAAAGAATTAGCCTGACATCCATAAGACACTATTTGGCCACAAAGTCAGGGACTGAATAAATATATTCCTCCTTATTCTGTTTTTCCGCAGTACCATGCTATGCTTAAAGGTGTTCTCCTCTTAATAAAATCATTATGATGGCGCAagtttaaaacatatttaaaacaacaTATTTAGTAGCCTTTAGACATGCCGGCTGATAACCCCCAGGTATGGCACGCTGACACTAAGACTCTGTGCATCACGTGCACACACAAGAAGCTGCTAATAAATTATTAAAGAGAATCATGAAGGGAACAACATCACCGTGACTATGAACTTCTGCTTTGCTGGGCATCTGCTCTACACAGTTATAAAGCGGGGTCACACACGCCTTACGAGCAGCTTGCTGGAGGGGAACTGTAGTAGTAAATTAATCTTTGGAACGGGAGCTGTCAGTTAAAACATGTGTTCCCATCTGCCTCTGGCAAATGAAGGAGTGGAGGTGCATAATTGCCATGTTACCTCATCCGAGGAGCCTCGGCAGTCAGTAGTTGGGGCTGAAGTGGAAGATTTTGTCAGCTGTGATTGAAAGAGATGTGGCAAAGATCATACAAGTCACTGCTCAGCTGCTTCCCTATTTCTATTCCTGTTTTCAAAATGCCAATTTTCTAACATCTGCGTCATGACATGGAGCCTAACATTCATACATGTCAATAACCTTATCTTACCACTAATTTGGATGTTGCATTGTTTTAAGGAATGTCCAGAGATGGCTCCTTCCATATCCACTTTCGGCAGCATTTCTGTATCGCTGTCTTTTAAGTAGCAGGAAAACCTGTGTTTCAAAAAGCAGCAGTTCACGGCTTTTGCAGTACAGCACAGTCCTTCCGAACTGTTTCTCAGGTGAAATGCAGACTGTCCAATATCCCTCAGTGTTAAAATTTAGACAAGAAGTGCAATTCAGAGAACGATGGGGTAGAGGTGCGTCTGGTGGCAGATGAGAATAGACAGTGGGATCTCCAAGAGGTCTCATTAAAGTGAGAAGCACAGCCCAGGGTTTGGAGGACAGAAACGTACTGGGCATGGAGAGGGAGGACAGCCTCATCCTCTCATGCTACTGATGTCCTTAATTGGGGGAAAAACATGCTGGGAGTCGGGGGGTGGGCAGTAGAGGGGACCGTTGGAGATGTGAGATTGCTCCCATTGTCCCTCAACGATAAATATGTCGTACAGAGGATGGATGCACAGTCGGTTCCGTTTCCTTAGATGGGTTGTTATATGAGTGTGAAAGATTGGGCATTGCCAAATTTAATCTTTCAAAGTCAAGCAACTATTTTTTTAGATAACCAGTTTTAAAGATACAAGACTTTGTTTTACACGGCAACCCTGTAGCCTTCCCTGTATGCCTGTTTTCTGTCAACATGTTACTGAGTTCCTAAAATTATCACAGGAGAGCAGCAAAAGCCACCCGAACATGAACATTTTACCTTTTTGCAGGTTCTTTAGTCCATGCCGCTGGCAAATAGGTGAAGAGCAGACAGGTAGGATGGTAAGTACACACTACTTGGCAGTAATTGGCACTCGGTGTAAAAAACGTAGCGAGGTCTCCTCCTTGGAAATACGTATTTTCATAGATCTGAGTCACACATTCTGATAAGGAATAACAAAACGCATAAATTATTAGAGATGGGAGTGCTCACGGTTCACCAGGAGAGGGTGAAGCCACCTCTCCTCTTTGGCATTGACCTTGCTTTTAAGACAGGCCTTTGGCAGAAGAAGGTGAACAGCCCAGTTCCTCTGAGAGTctcatctttgctctccagcagaaataaaattttctgtggTGTCTCTCCCTGTTTCCTGCCTCATACCCAAGGGCAGCTTGAGAGGAGGCAGAAGCCCGAGCAGCAGGATGGGCCCCAAGGCAGAtctgcagggcagagagggaagggacCTACTCGTGGCACGTCTCAGAAGCGGCAGAAGCATCTTC encodes:
- the LOC141743616 gene encoding coagulation factor XI-like isoform X2, with translation MFFRMIWMYWTFYFIFLLASVYSECVTQIYENTYFQGGDLATFFTPSANYCQVVCTYHPTCLLFTYLPAAWTKEPAKRFSCYLKDSDTEMLPKVDMEGAISGHSLKQCNIQISACSPDVHIGLDMEGKIYDVAVADSYQQCQKRCTNDNHCHFFTYASETFHNASFRKKCFLKHTSVGTPTSIKVLDEVVSGFSLKPCQLSEKDCQMDIFEDQEFSGMNITSFFTPDISVCQTICTYFPKCLFFTFFTREWQIESQRNLCLLKTSTSGIPEALVARENAVSGFSLLNCRRSFPACNSRTYTHMNFLGEELNVTYTRGHRACQQVCTDVIRCQFFTYFPLQDSCNEERKCECHLRMSSNGSPVEIVHGPGRISGYSLRLCKKRASTVCMQHSARTIRIVGGTDSSPAAHCVMSLENPNIWRVYAGILKQSEINEDTPFFKVEEIIVHPQYKYAQTGYDIALMKLDKPMNFTDLQLPICLPSKEDANVLYTDCWVVGWGYRKEKGRVEDILQKATVPLMSKEECQARYRKRRIGDKVICAGYDEGGRDACKGDSGGPLSCRHEEVWYLVGITSWGEGCARPRQPGVYTNVAEYSDWILEKTT
- the LOC141743616 gene encoding coagulation factor XI-like isoform X1, translating into MFFGVFFFFLFFFFLEHKPLPFIQTYCTFRMIWMYWTFYFIFLLASVYSECVTQIYENTYFQGGDLATFFTPSANYCQVVCTYHPTCLLFTYLPAAWTKEPAKRFSCYLKDSDTEMLPKVDMEGAISGHSLKQCNIQISACSPDVHIGLDMEGKIYDVAVADSYQQCQKRCTNDNHCHFFTYASETFHNASFRKKCFLKHTSVGTPTSIKVLDEVVSGFSLKPCQLSEKDCQMDIFEDQEFSGMNITSFFTPDISVCQTICTYFPKCLFFTFFTREWQIESQRNLCLLKTSTSGIPEALVARENAVSGFSLLNCRRSFPACNSRTYTHMNFLGEELNVTYTRGHRACQQVCTDVIRCQFFTYFPLQDSCNEERKCECHLRMSSNGSPVEIVHGPGRISGYSLRLCKKRASTVCMQHSARTIRIVGGTDSSPGEWPWQVSLHVRLSRQRHLCGGSIISNRWILTAAHCVMSLENPNIWRVYAGILKQSEINEDTPFFKVEEIIVHPQYKYAQTGYDIALMKLDKPMNFTDLQLPICLPSKEDANVLYTDCWVVGWGYRKEKGRVEDILQKATVPLMSKEECQARYRKRRIGDKVICAGYDEGGRDACKGDSGGPLSCRHEEVWYLVGITSWGEGCARPRQPGVYTNVAEYSDWILEKTT
- the LOC141743616 gene encoding plasma kallikrein-like isoform X3 yields the protein MFFRMIWMYWTFYFIFLLASVYSECVTQIYENTYFQGGDLATFFTPSANYCQVVCTYHPTCLLFTYLPAAWTKEPAKRFSCYLKDSDTEMLPKVDMEGAISGHSLKQCNIQISACSPDVHIGLDMEGKIYDVAVADSYQQCQKRCTNDNHCHFFTYASETFHNASFRKKCFLKHTSVGTPTSIKVLDEVVSGFSLKPCQLSEKDCQMDIFEDQEFSGMNITSFFTPDISVCQTICTYFPKCLFFTFFTREWQIESQRNLCLLKTSTSGIPEALVARENAVSGFSLLNCRRSFPACNSRTYTHMNFLGEELNVTYTRGHRACQQVCTDVIRCQFFTYFPLQDSCNEERKCECHLRMSSNGSPVEIVHGPGRISGYSLRLCKKRASTVCMQHSARTIRIVGGTDSSPGEWPWQVSLHVRLSRQRHLCGGSIISNRWILTAAHCVMRSSTTYLPAVKRRC
- the LOC141743616 gene encoding plasma kallikrein-like isoform X4, with protein sequence MFFRMIWMYWTFYFIFLLASVYSECVTQIYENTYFQGGDLATFFTPSANYCQVVCTYHPTCLLFTYLPAAWTKEPAKRFSCYLKDSDTEMLPKVDMEGAISGHSLKQCNIQISACSPDVHIGLDMEGKIYDVAVADSYQQCQKRCTNDNHCHFFTYASETFHNASFRKKCFLKHTSVGTPTSIKVLDEVVSGFSLKPCQLSEKDCQMDIFEDQEFSGMNITSFFTPDISVCQTICTYFPKCLFFTFFTREWQIESQSVIKGLVLQLPVWC